A region from the Actinomycetota bacterium genome encodes:
- a CDS encoding OsmC family protein, whose amino-acid sequence MDFVKVRWTDKRQFVAWDSPGHTVVMDATQEFGGEGAGMRPLQVLLAGLAGCSGMDVISILEKKRQQVSGLEVHVNARQREDDFPRIYEWVELEFRVTGIDVSEEAVRRAIELSMEKYCSVSGMLGPQVSLETRFTVLDAAESPIDTDG is encoded by the coding sequence ATGGACTTCGTGAAGGTAAGGTGGACCGATAAGAGGCAGTTCGTCGCCTGGGATTCTCCTGGACATACGGTGGTGATGGATGCCACTCAAGAATTTGGCGGCGAAGGTGCGGGAATGCGACCTCTGCAGGTCCTATTGGCGGGACTCGCCGGCTGCAGTGGGATGGATGTCATATCGATCCTCGAGAAAAAGCGCCAACAGGTTTCTGGGCTCGAAGTCCATGTCAACGCCCGTCAGCGTGAGGACGATTTTCCTCGGATATACGAGTGGGTCGAGTTGGAGTTCCGCGTCACCGGAATCGATGTCTCCGAGGAAGCCGTACGGCGTGCGATTGAGCTCTCGATGGAGAAGTACTGTTCGGTTTCTGGGATGTTAGGCCCGCAAGTCTCGCTGGAGACTCGCTTCACGGTGTTGGATGCGGCGGAGAGTCCCATAGACACCGATGGGTGA
- a CDS encoding glycosyltransferase family 2 protein, with amino-acid sequence MGEDSSGIASYSAVLIPVHNEAATLAFVLDSVRGHFGGPVLVIDDGSTDSTSQILSCFEWVDVIRHSNNLGYGKALATAFAWAAEKGLDSVVTMDCDGQHEPARIPEFLAELSQGADIISGSRYLPESVATGEAPTSRQEINAKVTAVINDRTGWSLSDAFCGFKAYRMASIAGVEWQESGYGFPLELWARAYARHLSVREMPVARIYCDRTRSFGAVLDNPEVRYDYYMRVWNATLSEEGIQ; translated from the coding sequence ATGGGTGAGGATTCCTCGGGTATCGCATCTTACTCGGCGGTCCTGATCCCGGTACACAACGAGGCAGCAACGTTAGCGTTTGTGCTCGATTCGGTTCGCGGTCACTTCGGGGGACCGGTTCTCGTCATAGACGACGGCTCCACGGATAGCACTTCCCAGATTCTTTCGTGCTTCGAATGGGTCGATGTCATCCGTCACTCAAATAACCTGGGATACGGCAAGGCTCTGGCTACTGCTTTTGCCTGGGCGGCCGAGAAGGGTCTCGACTCAGTGGTTACCATGGATTGCGACGGGCAACACGAGCCCGCACGAATTCCAGAGTTCTTAGCTGAGCTGTCCCAGGGTGCCGACATCATCTCTGGTAGCAGGTATCTACCCGAGAGCGTGGCAACTGGAGAGGCCCCCACAAGCAGGCAAGAGATCAATGCGAAGGTCACAGCAGTCATAAACGATCGGACGGGCTGGAGCCTCTCGGATGCATTTTGCGGATTCAAGGCCTACAGGATGGCCTCGATAGCGGGTGTCGAGTGGCAGGAGTCTGGGTACGGTTTCCCGCTCGAACTCTGGGCCCGAGCATATGCTAGACATCTCAGCGTACGAGAGATGCCTGTTGCGCGGATATACTGTGATCGCACCCGTAGCTTCGGCGCCGTCCTTGATAATCCAGAGGTCCGATACGACTATTACATGCGTGTGTGGAATGCGACGCTTTCAGAGGAGGGCATCCAGTGA